The Fibrobacter sp. UWR4 genome includes a window with the following:
- a CDS encoding DUF1538 domain-containing protein codes for MFKILLGKLKESFESVLPITLIVMLVSFTPLVSLTPKELLVFGVSAIFLVVGIGLFNLGADLAMTPMGEHVGSGLAKSKRLLLLVSICFIMGVLITIAEPDLSVLAEQVKNAVTPTMLIGTIGVGVGLFLLFAILKVVFRYDLSAMITFFYMTLFMLGMLMVSMEKDVFVPLAFDSGGVTTGPITVPFIMALGVGVAGAIGGKNSNENSFGLIALCSIGPIIALMGLILFSQGDLTYELSESAYSIDASLGEHFLPTIMGVAKEVIVALGLIIIFFTILQITVLKLSKAKLTQITFGIAYTFVGLVIFLTAVTVGFMPIGFELGQQLAQLPKALVIAGFVIGMVVVLAEPAVHVLNKQVEEITDGLVTKRSMLIALSVGVGISIGLSMIRIQMGFPIIYYLIPGYFISLALSLFVPKLYTAIAFDSGGVASGPLTSSFILPLAIGACASIHGGGDSVLNYAFGIVAMVAMTPLITIQVLGFKAVVSRMVRNRLMMRRIQDADDEQIIDFM; via the coding sequence ATGTTCAAGATTTTACTAGGAAAACTTAAGGAATCCTTCGAATCGGTGTTGCCTATAACACTGATTGTCATGCTGGTATCCTTTACGCCCCTAGTTTCCCTTACCCCGAAGGAACTTTTGGTCTTTGGCGTCAGTGCCATCTTCCTGGTGGTGGGTATCGGTCTTTTTAATCTGGGTGCGGATCTGGCCATGACTCCCATGGGAGAGCATGTGGGTTCTGGTCTTGCCAAGTCCAAACGCTTGCTTTTGCTGGTGTCCATCTGCTTTATTATGGGCGTGCTGATCACCATCGCGGAGCCTGATTTGTCCGTCTTGGCGGAACAGGTGAAAAATGCGGTGACTCCCACGATGCTGATCGGAACCATTGGAGTGGGTGTAGGTCTTTTCTTGCTTTTTGCAATTCTCAAGGTAGTATTCCGTTACGATCTTTCTGCCATGATCACCTTCTTCTACATGACGCTCTTTATGTTGGGCATGCTGATGGTTTCCATGGAGAAGGATGTTTTTGTCCCGCTGGCATTTGATAGCGGTGGCGTTACCACGGGCCCTATTACCGTGCCTTTCATTATGGCGTTGGGCGTGGGCGTGGCCGGTGCCATTGGCGGTAAGAATTCCAACGAAAACAGTTTCGGTCTGATTGCCCTTTGTTCCATCGGTCCTATTATTGCGTTGATGGGTCTAATCTTGTTTTCCCAAGGCGATCTTACCTATGAACTGAGCGAAAGCGCCTATTCTATTGATGCAAGCCTAGGTGAACATTTTCTGCCTACCATTATGGGTGTTGCCAAGGAAGTGATTGTGGCTCTTGGCCTAATCATCATCTTCTTTACCATCTTGCAGATTACGGTTCTTAAACTTTCCAAGGCTAAGCTTACCCAAATCACTTTTGGCATTGCCTATACTTTTGTAGGTCTTGTGATTTTCCTGACCGCAGTGACTGTGGGCTTTATGCCTATCGGTTTTGAATTAGGTCAGCAGCTAGCCCAGCTTCCCAAGGCACTGGTGATTGCGGGATTTGTCATTGGCATGGTAGTGGTGCTTGCAGAACCTGCTGTACACGTTTTGAACAAGCAGGTCGAAGAAATTACAGACGGTCTTGTGACCAAGCGCTCCATGTTGATTGCCTTGTCCGTTGGTGTAGGCATTTCCATTGGTCTTTCCATGATCCGAATCCAGATGGGGTTCCCCATTATCTACTACCTGATTCCGGGATATTTCATTTCTCTGGCTTTGTCCCTTTTTGTACCGAAACTTTATACAGCTATCGCCTTTGACTCCGGTGGCGTGGCAAGCGGTCCCTTGACCTCCAGCTTTATCTTGCCTCTTGCCATTGGTGCTTGCGCCAGTATTCACGGTGGAGGGGATTCAGTCTTGAATTATGCTTTTGGCATTGTGGCCATGGTGGCCATGACTCCGCTGATTACGATCCAGGTTTTGGGCTTTAAGGCTGTTGTTTCCAGAATGGTTCGTAACCGTCTGATGATGCGCCGCATCCAGGATGCCGATGACGAACAGATTATTGACTTTATGTAG
- a CDS encoding ABC-type transport auxiliary lipoprotein family protein, which yields MKFKKLFAVCAIVAVAFALSGCFGSQKPTRYYTVVLPSAGASVDKTYPVRLLVKKATIDPAYRRNNIVYRESPYDFMFYNYSSWATRPEYLIEQAVSLRVEQVGLFQYVENTPTAKPDYELSLHVIAVEEIDGDKGREAHLAMNISFRKAESDGDLWSKRFDSRKSYDGDDMREFATAISQLLENYTNTALQEIQKILETVSQSKE from the coding sequence ATGAAGTTTAAGAAACTTTTTGCAGTATGCGCCATTGTGGCTGTCGCCTTTGCCTTGTCGGGTTGTTTCGGCTCCCAGAAGCCCACACGCTACTATACGGTGGTGCTGCCTTCTGCAGGCGCCTCTGTGGACAAAACCTATCCTGTTCGCCTTCTCGTGAAGAAAGCAACCATCGATCCGGCTTATCGCAGGAACAACATTGTCTATCGTGAGTCCCCTTACGATTTCATGTTCTATAACTATTCCAGCTGGGCAACCCGTCCGGAGTACTTGATAGAACAGGCGGTAAGCCTCCGCGTCGAACAGGTGGGCTTGTTCCAGTATGTAGAAAATACCCCTACGGCAAAGCCCGACTATGAACTTTCCCTTCATGTCATTGCCGTAGAGGAAATTGACGGGGACAAGGGCCGCGAGGCTCATCTGGCCATGAACATTTCCTTCCGTAAGGCCGAAAGTGATGGTGATCTTTGGAGCAAACGTTTTGATTCCAGGAAATCCTATGATGGTGATGACATGCGTGAATTCGCAACAGCCATTTCCCAGTTGCTAGAAAATTATACCAATACAGCTCTCCAGGAAATCCAAAAAATTCTGGAAACCGTATCGCAGTCAAAAGAATAA
- a CDS encoding MlaD family protein has translation METTRAERIRLGIFLLLCIVGILGFAGYLIGEKVREQKISYFAVFSESVQGLSLDARVMLNGIDVGRVTKTQIDPMNLEKVVVWFEVNPETPVKRGTTVQMTSGISLTGNRYLILSGGEAMEQNLPDGSQVRVGKNRINEITGQAESMIERVEILINNLNNILSSENAGKISRTLSNLESASAGGKKLVENGNALVVNSNALVNNSNRMVENGSLLIGDGRVLLKSLETPIQNLDSITQSFKTVSNEMKDAHLVEELKKTLDDVQAKLAALDTKQMNDDLVKTLHSVQEMSKRIDLFVYKNQNAVSEVINQMNEIMDNLNEFSQKVKNNPSSLIRGAGDNGRD, from the coding sequence ATGGAAACTACTAGAGCTGAACGAATAAGACTGGGAATATTCCTGCTACTGTGCATAGTGGGCATTCTCGGCTTTGCGGGTTACCTTATTGGGGAAAAGGTCCGTGAGCAGAAGATATCCTACTTTGCTGTATTTTCTGAATCGGTGCAGGGCTTGTCTCTGGATGCCCGCGTGATGTTGAATGGTATTGACGTAGGTCGCGTGACCAAGACCCAGATTGACCCCATGAACCTGGAAAAGGTGGTGGTGTGGTTTGAAGTCAATCCCGAGACTCCTGTGAAGCGGGGAACCACCGTGCAGATGACCAGCGGAATTTCCCTGACGGGTAACCGCTACCTGATTCTCTCTGGTGGTGAAGCCATGGAGCAGAATCTTCCCGATGGCTCCCAGGTGCGGGTGGGCAAGAACCGCATTAACGAAATTACGGGCCAGGCGGAAAGCATGATTGAACGAGTGGAAATCCTGATCAACAACCTGAATAACATTCTTTCTTCTGAAAATGCAGGCAAGATCAGTCGTACCCTTTCAAATCTGGAAAGTGCATCCGCTGGCGGCAAAAAACTGGTGGAAAACGGCAATGCCCTTGTGGTCAACAGCAATGCGCTGGTCAACAACAGCAACCGTATGGTGGAGAATGGTAGCCTGCTCATTGGGGATGGCCGCGTCCTCCTGAAATCTCTGGAAACACCCATTCAGAATCTGGATTCTATTACCCAGTCTTTCAAGACGGTGTCTAACGAAATGAAGGATGCCCATCTGGTAGAAGAGCTGAAGAAGACCTTGGACGATGTCCAGGCGAAACTTGCCGCACTGGATACCAAGCAGATGAATGACGATCTAGTAAAAACCTTGCATTCTGTTCAGGAAATGTCCAAGCGTATCGACCTGTTTGTCTATAAGAATCAGAATGCGGTTTCCGAGGTCATTAACCAGATGAACGAAATCATGGATAACCTGAACGAATTTAGTCAAAAGGTCAAGAACAATCCGTCTAGCCTCATTCGTGGTGCTGGCGATAATGGGAGGGACTAA
- a CDS encoding ABC transporter ATP-binding protein — protein MTQVLKVEHLKAGYGSRVVLKDVSFGVDAGEIRVILGGSGCGKSTLLNNILQLERPLGGSISFFGQEYAATKLIPDEVRKRTGVLFQGGALLTSLTVAENVALPLRRHMPGLPKRMMDEIIADRLEKVHMMHAFNKYPSELSGGMKKRAALARALALEPELLFCDEPSAGLDPITARSLDELLLTLRDDLKISVVIVTHELESIKTICDKFIFLKEGEVLLDGTLKQGLESDIPDIRTFFDRKCPDEFAGTRYYDFDFVD, from the coding sequence ATGACCCAGGTACTGAAAGTGGAACATTTGAAGGCGGGCTACGGATCCCGTGTGGTCCTGAAGGATGTAAGCTTCGGGGTGGATGCTGGCGAAATCCGCGTGATTCTCGGTGGTTCCGGTTGCGGTAAGTCCACGCTGCTGAACAACATTCTCCAGCTGGAACGTCCCCTGGGCGGAAGCATTTCCTTCTTTGGGCAGGAATATGCGGCCACAAAGCTGATTCCTGACGAAGTCCGCAAGCGCACGGGTGTTCTTTTCCAGGGGGGAGCCCTGCTCACAAGCCTTACGGTGGCGGAAAACGTGGCGCTTCCATTGCGTAGGCACATGCCCGGACTTCCGAAGAGGATGATGGACGAGATCATTGCGGACCGACTGGAGAAGGTCCACATGATGCATGCGTTCAACAAGTATCCCTCGGAACTTTCGGGCGGTATGAAAAAGCGTGCCGCTCTGGCGAGGGCCCTGGCGTTGGAGCCGGAGCTGCTGTTCTGCGACGAACCCTCTGCTGGCCTGGACCCCATTACGGCCCGTTCCCTGGATGAACTGCTTTTGACTTTGCGGGATGACTTGAAGATTTCTGTGGTCATCGTGACACATGAGCTTGAGAGTATTAAGACCATCTGCGATAAGTTCATCTTCCTGAAAGAGGGGGAGGTGCTGTTGGATGGAACCCTAAAGCAGGGGCTGGAATCGGATATACCTGATATCCGTACTTTCTTTGACCGCAAGTGCCCCGACGAATTTGCTGGCACTCGCTACTATGATTTTGACTTTGTGGATTAG
- a CDS encoding ABC transporter permease, whose product MDDRVSLTLPAEFEPKDCRSWVSRCVRILKKSNLELDGSEFLNLNLEGKAFFAAVAAEAELLGKKLRLSHFSREIQAEIAKIRRIDIPKPEVKASRSFLETLGAGGYEILGTLKTLFYLLSECIYWTFVGRFDKHRLPFGGVSKQLLRLGSEAAGIVFLLVFLIGFTLSLQSASQLNTFGAGEYLSVGVGFLMFAELGPLLTSIILAGRSGSSITAEIASMNVAEEIKALRTMGINPIQYLIVPRFKAMTIAVPLLSFMASIIGCFAGFLVAFWFCEISPHNYWDGLRTSMPLVLLFKSVIKSMVFGWIVTLIACHRGFKASGGADAVGKATTVCVVYSIAGIILADAMFSFVFY is encoded by the coding sequence GTGGACGATAGAGTCTCATTGACACTTCCGGCTGAATTTGAACCTAAGGATTGCCGTTCTTGGGTGTCTCGTTGTGTGCGAATATTGAAAAAGTCGAATCTGGAATTGGACGGTTCCGAATTTTTGAACTTGAATCTGGAAGGAAAGGCTTTTTTTGCCGCTGTTGCCGCCGAAGCGGAACTTCTGGGAAAAAAGCTGCGTCTCAGTCACTTTTCCCGGGAAATTCAGGCGGAAATCGCCAAAATCCGAAGAATTGACATTCCCAAGCCGGAGGTAAAAGCCTCCAGGAGCTTTCTTGAAACGCTGGGGGCTGGTGGTTATGAAATTCTTGGAACCCTGAAGACTCTTTTTTACCTGCTGAGTGAATGTATCTACTGGACTTTTGTGGGCAGGTTCGATAAGCACAGGCTTCCTTTCGGTGGCGTTTCCAAGCAGTTGTTGCGCCTGGGGAGCGAGGCTGCGGGAATTGTGTTCCTGCTGGTTTTTCTCATCGGTTTTACCCTTTCCCTCCAGAGCGCATCCCAGCTGAACACTTTTGGCGCAGGGGAATATCTTTCTGTTGGCGTCGGGTTCCTGATGTTTGCGGAACTTGGCCCCCTGCTGACCTCGATCATTCTGGCGGGACGTTCCGGCAGCTCCATTACTGCAGAAATCGCCAGCATGAATGTTGCCGAAGAAATCAAGGCCCTGCGGACTATGGGCATTAATCCTATCCAGTACCTGATTGTTCCTCGATTCAAGGCCATGACCATTGCGGTGCCTCTTTTGTCCTTTATGGCAAGTATTATCGGGTGCTTCGCTGGATTCCTGGTGGCATTCTGGTTCTGTGAAATTTCTCCCCATAATTATTGGGATGGCTTGCGCACCAGCATGCCTTTGGTCCTTCTTTTCAAGAGTGTCATCAAGTCCATGGTCTTTGGCTGGATTGTGACTCTCATTGCCTGCCACAGGGGCTTTAAGGCCAGTGGCGGCGCGGATGCCGTAGGTAAGGCAACCACGGTCTGTGTCGTTTATTCCATCGCGGGCATTATTCTTGCCGACGCCATGTTCTCTTTCGTATTCTATTAG
- a CDS encoding RNA polymerase sigma factor — translation MVESTIVKKLKDGSREALALLWQDHSKNVLNLAFRLMKDRDQAEDMLMDVFVQVPRAIQSFQGNSTLGTWLYRLTVNACLMKLRATKRHGELEEEHIDLIIEDALGKTDDVLDRNIQNSADHYDPELLELGLNSLPAETRSMLWLKDGEDLDIRDLSEIYRIPEGTIKARLSRARHYIKDFIKERICHAKQA, via the coding sequence ATGGTCGAATCCACAATCGTCAAAAAGCTGAAGGACGGCAGTCGCGAAGCCCTGGCCCTGCTCTGGCAGGATCATAGCAAGAACGTGCTGAATCTGGCCTTCCGCCTGATGAAGGATCGGGACCAGGCCGAAGATATGCTGATGGACGTTTTCGTTCAGGTTCCCAGGGCCATCCAGAGTTTCCAGGGAAACTCCACTCTCGGAACCTGGCTTTACAGGCTTACGGTAAACGCCTGCCTCATGAAACTTCGGGCAACCAAGCGCCACGGCGAGCTGGAAGAAGAACATATTGACTTGATTATCGAGGACGCCCTCGGAAAAACAGATGACGTACTCGATAGAAACATCCAGAATTCCGCAGATCACTATGACCCTGAACTTCTGGAACTAGGGCTGAACAGCCTGCCTGCAGAAACCCGCAGCATGCTCTGGCTCAAGGATGGCGAAGATTTGGACATCAGGGACCTTTCGGAAATCTACCGCATTCCCGAAGGCACCATCAAGGCAAGACTCAGCCGAGCCCGCCACTACATCAAGGACTTCATCAAGGAGCGTATCTGCCATGCAAAACAAGCTTGA
- a CDS encoding Spy/CpxP family protein refolding chaperone, with product MKGSVKLFIASLIVLAASIGFFAGSLCFKQCPKAPMVKEGMMPPPPPGFNGQLPPGFEGKGPHGPKGPHAMKGHGPKGPNPEMMDSLLQITPEQKAALEKNRAEQDSVNKELRKSKFEAEKSLGEALDSENAEAIEAAKAKVMEAQKALLDHRVNAMAALNKILTKEQREKFRQFHKDRKGPRGPMPKQEF from the coding sequence ATGAAAGGTTCTGTAAAGCTGTTCATCGCAAGCCTAATCGTGCTTGCCGCATCCATCGGGTTCTTTGCGGGATCCCTATGTTTCAAGCAGTGCCCCAAGGCCCCTATGGTGAAGGAAGGCATGATGCCTCCACCGCCTCCTGGATTCAACGGCCAGCTGCCTCCGGGTTTTGAAGGCAAGGGCCCTCACGGTCCTAAAGGTCCCCACGCCATGAAGGGTCACGGTCCCAAGGGACCTAACCCCGAGATGATGGATTCCCTCCTGCAGATTACCCCGGAGCAGAAGGCTGCCCTGGAAAAGAACCGCGCCGAACAGGATTCCGTCAACAAGGAACTTCGCAAGAGCAAGTTTGAAGCGGAAAAATCCCTTGGCGAAGCCCTGGATTCCGAAAACGCAGAGGCAATTGAAGCGGCTAAGGCAAAAGTGATGGAAGCCCAGAAGGCGCTCCTTGACCATCGCGTCAACGCCATGGCTGCACTGAACAAGATTCTGACCAAGGAACAGCGTGAAAAGTTCCGCCAGTTCCACAAGGACCGCAAGGGTCCCAGAGGTCCCATGCCCAAGCAGGAATTCTAA
- the pgi gene encoding glucose-6-phosphate isomerase — protein MSKLTDSMEWKALEAHSEVAKTWHMKELFAKDPSRAAKFSAEACGLFLDYSKNIITDETMAKLQDLLKAANFEDIRAKYFGGEKINTTEKRAVLHTALRYKGTESICVDGKDVMPEVRAVLKHMEDFTKLVRSGSWKGHTGKSIKYVVNIGIGGSDLGPVMVTEALKPYAEKPAAGETSPEVFFVSNIDGTHMAETLKKVNLEETLFIVASKTFTTLETMTNAQTAKEAVLKAFNGDEKSIAKHFVALSTNTEAVSAFGIDPANMFEFWNWVGGRYSLWSAIGLSISLRIGFDNYMKLHQGAYEMDQHFKTAPADKNLPVILALIGVWYNNFFGASSYAMLPYDQYLHRLAAYFQQADMESNGKFVDRDCKRVNYQTGPILWGEPGTNGQHAFYQLIHQGTKMIPCDFIAPANSHNPVGDHHQKLLSNFFAQPEALMNGKTLDQAAEELRKAGKSEEEIAFLAPHKVFEGNKPTNSIMMDYVSPERLGALIAMYEHKIFTQGVIWNINSYDQWGVELGKQLAMKILPELKADAELKHDSSTNQLINWFKSHQA, from the coding sequence ATGTCTAAACTGACTGATTCTATGGAATGGAAGGCTCTCGAAGCCCACTCCGAAGTCGCCAAGACCTGGCACATGAAGGAACTCTTCGCCAAGGACCCCAGCCGTGCTGCAAAGTTCAGCGCTGAAGCCTGCGGCCTCTTCCTGGACTACTCCAAGAACATCATTACCGACGAAACCATGGCCAAGCTCCAGGACCTCCTGAAGGCAGCCAACTTCGAAGACATTCGCGCCAAGTACTTCGGCGGCGAAAAGATTAACACCACCGAAAAGCGCGCCGTGCTCCACACCGCTCTGCGTTACAAGGGTACCGAATCCATCTGCGTCGATGGCAAGGACGTGATGCCGGAAGTTCGTGCAGTTCTCAAGCACATGGAAGACTTCACCAAGCTGGTTCGTTCCGGTTCCTGGAAGGGCCACACCGGCAAGTCCATCAAGTATGTGGTGAACATCGGTATCGGCGGTTCCGACCTGGGTCCTGTGATGGTTACCGAAGCCCTCAAGCCCTATGCTGAAAAGCCGGCTGCAGGCGAAACTTCTCCGGAAGTGTTCTTCGTTTCCAACATCGATGGCACCCACATGGCAGAAACCCTGAAGAAGGTTAACCTGGAAGAAACCCTCTTCATCGTCGCTTCCAAGACTTTCACCACTCTGGAAACCATGACCAACGCACAGACCGCCAAGGAAGCTGTGCTGAAGGCTTTCAATGGTGACGAAAAGTCCATCGCCAAGCACTTCGTTGCTCTTTCCACCAACACTGAAGCAGTTTCCGCTTTCGGTATCGACCCGGCTAACATGTTCGAATTCTGGAACTGGGTTGGCGGCCGCTACTCTCTGTGGTCTGCAATCGGTCTGTCCATCTCCCTGCGCATCGGCTTCGATAACTACATGAAGCTCCACCAGGGTGCTTACGAAATGGATCAGCACTTCAAGACTGCTCCTGCCGACAAGAACCTGCCGGTTATCCTCGCCCTCATCGGTGTCTGGTACAACAACTTCTTCGGTGCATCCAGCTACGCTATGCTCCCCTACGACCAGTACCTCCATCGCCTGGCTGCCTACTTCCAGCAGGCTGACATGGAATCCAACGGCAAGTTCGTTGACCGCGACTGCAAGCGCGTGAACTACCAGACCGGTCCTATCCTCTGGGGCGAACCGGGTACCAACGGCCAGCATGCCTTCTACCAGCTGATCCACCAGGGCACCAAGATGATTCCTTGCGACTTCATCGCTCCGGCAAACAGCCACAACCCTGTTGGCGATCACCACCAGAAGCTGCTCTCCAACTTCTTCGCTCAGCCCGAAGCTCTCATGAACGGCAAGACCCTGGACCAGGCTGCAGAAGAGCTCCGCAAGGCTGGCAAGTCTGAAGAAGAAATCGCTTTCCTCGCTCCTCACAAGGTGTTCGAAGGCAACAAGCCCACCAACTCCATCATGATGGACTACGTTTCTCCGGAACGTCTGGGCGCTCTCATCGCCATGTACGAACACAAGATCTTCACTCAGGGCGTAATCTGGAACATCAACAGCTACGACCAGTGGGGTGTTGAACTCGGTAAGCAGCTCGCCATGAAGATCCTCCCGGAACTGAAGGCTGACGCAGAACTCAAGCACGACTCTTCCACCAACCAGCTCATCAACTGGTTCAAGAGCCACCAGGCTTAA
- a CDS encoding SUMF1/EgtB/PvdO family nonheme iron enzyme — protein sequence MLDSRFREDANGYRLPFYDEWMALAKAGKIGRKYVWGNSESKDVASQYAWFGEGIAISKKYGVYQQESKPVGMKKPNDYGLYDMTGLVCEHVMLPGKSIFGNEITSCKGGFLYDSLQSLNFGAHMDNSNGGFGGYQGLRLVRKIK from the coding sequence ATGCTAGATTCTCGCTTTCGCGAGGACGCCAATGGTTATCGTTTGCCTTTTTATGATGAATGGATGGCTTTAGCTAAAGCTGGGAAGATTGGACGAAAATATGTTTGGGGAAATAGTGAAAGTAAAGACGTTGCTTCTCAATATGCTTGGTTTGGTGAAGGAATTGCTATTTCTAAAAAGTATGGAGTATATCAGCAAGAATCGAAGCCGGTTGGCATGAAAAAACCGAATGATTATGGGCTTTATGATATGACAGGCCTTGTTTGCGAGCATGTGATGCTTCCCGGAAAGAGCATTTTTGGTAATGAAATCACATCGTGTAAGGGTGGCTTTTTGTATGACTCTCTGCAATCGCTGAATTTTGGGGCTCACATGGATAATTCTAATGGCGGCTTTGGGGGGTATCAAGGACTTCGACTGGTGAGGAAAATCAAATAA